DNA from Bradyrhizobium japonicum USDA 6:
ATCGAGGCCTGCGAGATCGCGGCGCTGTCCGGGCCGGCGCTCGAGAAGCTCTTGACTGGCATGCCGAGCTTCGCGCTTGCGCTGATCGACGGCCTCATCGCCAAGGGCAAATGCTACTCCTCGATGGCGCAGATCCTCGGCACGCGCTCGGTGATCGAGCGGCTGGCGCAGTTCCTGCTCACGCTGTCGGAGTTGCACGGCACGGCCGACGGCGACACCATCGTCATCAACCGCAAGATCACCCATGACCAGATCGCCGCCATGGTCGGCTCGACCCGGCAATGGGTGACGATGATGCTGAAGCGTTTCCAGAACCGCCGCATCATCGCCATCGACGGCAGCAGCATCCGGATCAGGCGGATCGATCTGCTGGAGCAGATTTTGTTCAGGGATTGAGGTTCGCCTCTGTCCGCAGGGAGGCGTTGTCGCTCATGGCTTTAGCACTATGGGCGTTGAAGCTTCCACGGCGTCATGGCCGGGCTTGTCCCGGCCATCCACGCCTTACCCCGCGCGCAAAGCTCGTGGATGCCCGGGCCCTCGCCTCGCCGAAGCGGCTTCGGCCGCGCAGGCGGGACAAGCCCGGGCATGACGGCCTACGCGGGGAGAGGTGAAGATCACCGCGCCTCTTCAAACCCGGCCAGCACCGAGGTCAGGTTGGCGCCCAGAATATCCGAGAGATAGCCGCCCTCCTGCACGAACACGGTCGGCAGGCCCAGCTTCGCGATCGCCTGGCCGATGCGGCGGAAGCCCGGCGTGGTGACGGCGAGACCCTTCAGTGGATCGTGCTCGGAGGCGTCGAGGCCGAGTGCGATGACGAGGGCGCCGGGGGCAAAGGATTCGATCGCCCTGCGCGCGACATCCATCGCCTGGATATAGCCGTCGTCGCCGGTGCCGATGGCCAGGGGGATGTTGAGATTGGCGCCGAGGCCGGGTCCTTCGCCGCGCTCATGCGCGTAGCCCCACACATAAGGATAGTACGCGATGGGGTCGGCGTGGATCGACACCGTGTAGACGTCAGGGCGCGCGTAGAAGATTCCTTGCGTGCCGTTGCCGTGATGGACGTCGACGTCCAGGATCACGACGCGCTCATGCTTCAATCGCAGATGCGCGGCTGCGATCGCGCTGTTGTTGAGGAAGCAGAAGCCACCGGCCATGTCGCGGTAGGCGTGATGACCGGGCGGACGGCAGAGCGCATAGGTCGCATCCTCGCCGTCCATCACCATCTGCGCGGCCGTGACCGCAACGTCGGTGGCGGCGCAGGCCGCAGCCCAGGTGCCGGGACCAATCGGCGCCGCGGTATCGGCGGTGTGCCAGCCGAGGCGGCCTACGATGTGAGTGGGATAGGTCCCGGCATGACGCACGGGATGGATGTTGCCGATCATTTCCGGGCCGGAATCGCCGAGCGCGGTCCAGGCGTCCCAGGCTTCGCTGAGGAACGACAGATATTCCGGGCTGTGAATCCGCGCACGCGGCCCCTGCCCGAAGGTCGTCGGTTCGACCAGCTGATGCTTGCCGTCCTTCAACCCCTTGAGCAGGCGATCGGCGCGCTCGGGCTGCTCCGTGGTGCGCTTGACGACACCGCGAACCAGGAAGAATTGCGGATCGTGGCTGCGATGCAGCTCGGTATGGACGGCTTTCACTCAAACACTCCGTGGTCGCGTTGACGGTGCCCACAGATGTCTAAATGCCTGCGGCGGCCAGATGCAAGCAAGAAGAATGCCGCCGTTTCGGTGCTGCTCTGCGCCGGAGACAGACCGCCCGTGACGCTCAGCAGCGCCCGCGCTGGACGCAGTGCTCGCGGCCCTGCTGGTCGGTGCGGAAGGACTCGACGAAGCCGCCCTGACGCTGGGTGACGAACACGGTCTTGCCGTCGCTGCCGCCGAAGGCGAGATTGGTCGGCTCCTTGCCTTTCAGCGCGATCTCCCGTTCGACCGCGCCATTGGGCTTCATCAGCGCGATGGTGCCCTTGAGGATGCGCGCGACATACAGACGGCCGGCGACGTCGGTGCGCAGGCCGTCGACGGTGTCGGGCTGAAAGGCTTTGACGAGTTTTGCACCGGTGAGTTCGTTGCCGCGGACGGTGTAGGACCAGATTTCGCCGCTGCTGGATTCCCCGACATAGAGCGTCTTGCCGTCAGGGCTGAGGTCGATGCCGTTGGTGGTGCCCATCGCGCGCGGCGCCGACATCACCTGCCCCTGCACCGTGCCGTCCGCAGATTTGGCGATGCGCCAGATGTGGCCTTCCCTGCCTTTCCAGTTCGGATCGCTCGCATAGATCGTGCCGTCGCGCGCGACCGTGATGTCGTTGGGCTGGTTCATCTCGTCGGAATGAAACCAGACGACGGGCTCGCTCGCGCCCTTCCGGATCGCGAAGATGTTGTGCTTCTTGTAGTCGGCGATGAACATCGTGCCGTCACGCGCGAAGCGGATGGCATTGCCGACGCTGCCCTGGGGCAGTGCCGTGAACTGCTCCGAAGCGGCGCCGCCCACCGGCAGCTTGCCGATGGTGCCGGGCTTGCCAAAGTTGACCACGAAGAGATTGCCGTCGAGATCGGCAGCGGGTCCTTCGATGCCGAAGGTGTATTCGCCTGGCGGCGTCACCTGCACGCTTTCGAACAGCTTTGTTTCCGCATGGGCCGGCGATGCCGCGATGACGAGAAGAACGCTACTGCACAGGCACCAGAAATTCCTGCCGGATGTAATAGCCATCGCCGTCGCTGCACTCGCCATTCAGATAGGGGTCGGCAGGCCGGAAGAATCGGCTGAAGCCGGGTTTGTCTACAGCGCTCCTTTGTGTCACGACAACGACCTTGGCGGCCGGTATTTCGCCGCATTCCTTGTTGGTCTTGCCAAAGAACTTGCGCTGCGGCGGGCCGGACTTGATCTGCATCCGCGTGCCCGGAACCATTTTCGCAACCAGCAGGTCCGCGGTATCGAGCAGGCGCGTGTAGCCAGGTTCGGTCCTGGGCAGGCTTTCACCGCCCGGCGGCATCAGCTTCTCGGCGCCGATGCCGCGCAGCCGCGTGCGCAGCTTGCCGGAGCCTGGATCGCCCGGATAGATCCAGCCGTCCTGCGACAGCATGAAGCGTAGCACCGTCGCGTCCTTTTCCGCTTCCGATTGTCCTGCCTTCAGGCCGAAATCCGAATGGCAGCCGACGCAATGCTTCTCGACGAGGCCCTTGCGCAGCGTGGTGAGCCGGACACCGTTCTGCGCGTCCCTGGCGACGAAGGCCGCGAGCTGGTCGATCATCGCCTGGCTGCGCGCGTCGCAAGGCAGTGGCACCGGCGCGTCACCCCCGGCGCGATCGATGCGGATCACGGTCTTGTTCTTGTCCTCGACCAGCCAGATTGCGCCGTCCTCCGCGACCGTCAGGCCGACAGGCGCTCCTTGCGGCCGCGCGCCGTTGACGCGGTGCCAGCCTGCGATCAGCTCGTCGAATGGCGCGGCGGCGACGTTGCCGGCGTCGGTCTGAAAGCTGTGGGTCGGGTCGGCCGCGCAACTGACGTGGTAGCGCACCGGCGCCGGGGCAGGCTTCGGGAAGCCATGGTCGTCGACGTCATAGACGAGGACGCGGCTGCCGGTCGGACGATAGCCGTGCAGGCCGACCAGCAGCTTGCCTTCCAGCTCCGGGAATTTCGCGCCGTGATAATACAGCATCGCGAGCGGCGCACCGTGCGGCGGCATCAGCGAGAACGGTGCCTTGTAGAGCGCATTGGCCGTGCAGAGCGACTTGTAGACCCCGGATTGCAGCACGAGCTTGAATTCGGGGCTCGGCGTCGACAGGTCGTAGCAATAGGGCCAGCCATAATGCCTGCCCTGCTCGATCGCGTTGATCTCCTCGTTCGGCTCGAAGATGTCGAGCAGGTCGCGGCCGTTCTCGCCTTGCAGGAAGGCGTAGCCGGCATCGGGAAAATTCGGATGCAGCGCCAGCGCCATCGAATTGCGCAGGCCGCGCGCATAGACGATATGCGGCGGGTCGGGATCGCCCGGCCTCAGCGCCGGGAAGACGCCGCCCGCGGGCGGTGTGAACAGCCAGATCGAGGCCATCGCGGACGCGCCCTCGGCCGCCGCGCATGGTTTTGCGATCGGCGCCGACGTGATGCAGTCGTCGCTGTGCGAGCCGACATTGACGAACAGCCGCCCGGTCCTGTCAAAGACGAATTGCTTGAGCGGATGCGCACTCTCGTCAAGCCTGGTGCCGTCAGGCAATGTGATCCGGCGGCCGGGCATGTGCCGGATGATGGTCTCGACCGTGCTACGGGGATTGTCGGCGAGCGGGTCGAACCGGAAGATCGTCTCCGCGGTCGAGGCGTACAACTTCTTGTCCGGGCCAATCACGAGGCCGAACGGATATTCGACGGCGGTCAGCAGCTCCTTGAACCGCTGCCCCTGCGGCGCATGCGGATCGAGCAGCAGCAGCCGTCCATCGGTGTGGCCCCAGCCCCCCATGTCGGCGATCACGAACAGGTCACGGCCCGGCACCTGGATGATCGCGCGCGGAAATTTCAGGCGATCCTCTTCGGAGGCGACGAGACCGGCGCAGAATCCCGCCTTCATGTCGATCTGGATTCTGGGAAAGGCGAGATCGCCGCTGCCGCAGGTTTCCGCGCCGATCGCGTAGCCGCTCTTCCTCACCGGCTCGGAGGAGGCTCCCGGGGCAAGACCGAACAGCACTCCGGCGACGATCGCCGCAAACAGGCTTCGGCGTTCATGCCAGAATGTGAGCTGGTTCACGGCGGTCCCCCGGACTTTCGGTCCAAAGTTGTTCCATGCCATGGGAACGCCGTCCAGTTGATCATCACCCCCCTGTGATCAAACCCGCTCGGGCCTTCGGAGCGACCAATCTCCGTAAATTCCCTTACCGGGCTCGCCCCGAATGTTTCGCGAAGGCCTCGGGTGGTATCGGTTTGCCATCCCAATCGCTCCCGACAGGAGATGCATATGGTCCAGGTCTATTTTCACTGCTCCAACACCGAAGGCACGCTGATCGATCGCAGCGGCACCGCGGTGGCCAGCCTGACCGAGGCGCGTGACCGTGCGGCCCAGATCATGCACTCGATGATCTACACCCCGGGTGCCGAAGACTGGCGCGACTGGGTGATTCATGTCAGCGGCTCCGACGGCGAGGAGATCTTCGACCTTCCCTTCACTGCCATGCTCGGCAAGCCGCATTGAGGTGATGCCGTGCTGTTCGCTTCATTAACCCTGCTCTGCCAGCCCCTCAACTTCGTCGCCACCAAGTGGCAGAAGCTGGTGCGGATCGCAGGCAACCCCTACCGCCCCGAGCTTCACTACATGCGCGGGCCTGGCCCGAAATGGCACGCCAAATATCAGGCCAGCCGACTGGATCGCAGGCTCTGAGCGCAGTCCGCGGCTGCTCCCCTACTTCCCCGTAAACTTCGCCTTGCGCTTCTCGACGAAAGCGGCGCGGCCCTCGATGGCGTCGGCGCTCTTGCGGATCGTGGCCTGAACCTCGATCTCGCGGCGGAACTGTGCCTCGTAATCCGCATGCTCGCTCTCCTCGACAAGCGCGCGCGTTGCGACCAAAGCCCGCGTCGGTCCGTCCGCCAGACGGCGCGCCAGGGCCAGCGCCTCGTCCATCAGCTTCGCATCGTCGACGACCTGACGCACCAGGCCGATCTCCTGGGCGCGTTCGGCCGTCAGGGGCTCGTTCAGCAACATCAGCTCGAGCGCGCGCTGCCGGCCGACCAGCCGCGGCAGCAGCCAAGTCGAACCGAGATCGGGCACCAGGGCGATGCGGCTGAACACCTGGATGAAGCTCGCCGACCGCGCCGCAACAATCATGTCGCCGGCCATCGCAAGGCTGAAGCCGCCGCCGGCCGCGACGCCGTTGACGGCGACCACGACAGGCACGCGGCATTCGCGCAACGCCTTGAACGCCGGCCAGTAGAAGCGCATCACGCCGGCGGCGATGTCCTCGCCCAGCGCTTCGGACGCCTTCAAATTCTGTCCTGAGCAAAATCCGCGCCCCGCGCCGGTGAGGACCAGCGCGCGGACGTCCGCATCCCCGGTCATCTCGGCGACGGCGGCGGCGAGCGCGCCAAGCAGGTCCGGCGTCATCGCGTTCAGGCTTGCCGGCTCGTCGAGCGTCAAGATCCCAACCGCGCCATCCCGCGCCTGTTTCACACCTGCCATGTCGCGTCTCCCTTTGGATTTTCTCGTTGGCGGCAATGTGCCATCCTTCGCGCTCCCCGCCGATGCTGCTGCTTCCGCGTCAGCGCAACGAAGCCAGAACAACCGAATCCAGAGATCAAGACGACATCATGCCTCATCAGTTCAGCCTCGCCCAAGCCGTCCGCAAACCCGCCGTCACATCCAAGGGCGGCATCGTTGCCTCGCAATCGCGGCGCGCGGCCGAAGTGGGCGCGCAAGTGCTGGCTGCAGGGGGCGACTGCGTGGATGCGATCGTCGCGACCACCTTCGCGCTGAACGTGCTGGAGCCCTGGAACAGCGGCATCGGCGGCGGCGGCGCCATGGTGCTCTACCGCGCCAAGGAAAATCGCACCGAGGTGATCGACTACGGCATGTGCGCGCCACAGAGCCTGCGCACCACCGACTATCCGCTCAGCGGCGAAGGGGCAGCCTCCGATCTGTTTCCGTGGCCGCGGGTAAAGGATGATCGCAACATCCACGGCCCCGGCTCGGTCGCCGTGCCCGGCGTCGTCGCCGGCATGGAGGAGGCACATCGCCGCTACGCCAAGATGCCGTGGAAGGATCTGGTCGCGCCGGCCGCCGCGCTCGCCGGAGAAGGCCTGCTGGTCGATTGGTGGACGACGCTGACGATCGCGGCGTCGGCAGCCGATCTCAGGCGCTATCCCGCGAGCGCGGCCACCTTCCTGAAGGATGGCCTGCCGCCGAGCGCGCCATGGGGCATCAAGTCCGAGACGCGGCTGCCGCTGGCCACGTTGAAGGCAACGTTGTCGCACCTCGCCGCCGCCGGTCCGCGCGATTTCTACCAGGGCGACCTCGCCAAAAGCATCGCATCCGATATCAAGGCCGACGGCGGCTCGCTGTCGGTGGAGGATCTCGCCGCGTTTCGCGCCCATCTGCGCGAGCCGCTGGCGATCCCCTATCGCGACGGCAAGGTGTATGCGACGCCGGAGCTCACGGCCGGACCGACAATGGCGCATGCGCTGCGCCTGTTGCAGCAGAGTCTGAAGCCGGGAAGCGCACCCGACGCGACCACCTACAGCGAATATGCGCTCGCCTTGCAAGCGGCCTTCCGCGAGCGGCTCAAGGACATGGGCGATGCCGACGGCAAGCGCTCGCTCGGCGCCGAATATCTGGCGCCCGCCTGCACCACGCATTTCTCCGTGGTCGACCGCCACGGCAATATCGCGGCGGTTACGCAGACGCTGCTCTCGTCCTTCGGCTCGAAATACGTGACGCCGCACACCGGCATCGCCATGAACAACGGCATCATGTGGTTCGACCCAACGCCGGGCACCACCAACTCGCTCGCTCCCGGGAAGCGCTGCCTCTGCAACTACACACCCGTCATCGCTGAAACGAAGGACGGCAAGCGTCTCGCGGTCGGCGCCTCCGGCGGCCGCCGCATCCTGCCGTCGGTGATGCAGCTCGTGTCCTTCGCGATGGATTTCGGCATGGACCTCGATGCCGCCATCCACCAGCCGCGCATCGACGCCAGCGAAGGCGCGGTCGTGATCGGCGATATCAGATTGCCGGCGGACGCGCGCAAGACACTTGCCGCACGCTTCGATTATGAAGAGACGCAGGTGCAGGCCGTGCCGCAGAAGTTCGCCTGCCCGAGCGTTGTGATGCGCGAGGGCGATACGAATTCCGGCGCGGTCGAGATCTTCCAGCCCTGGGCCGACGCTGTCGCCGAATCCTGAGCGTCACGACTCCTCCGCATTTGCGCGCGACACCGCGATCGATGTTCGTTCGTCGAACGGACAGATGCGTGCCTAACAGGAGAGATTTCGGATGAAGAAACTTGCGCTCGCCGCAACACTGATCATCGCGGCCGGCTTCACCATGCCAAACGCCGCATTCGCCAAGGGCGGCCACGGACATGGTCATGGCCATGGTCACGGGCATCATGGCGGATACCATGGACATCGCCATGCCACTCCTCCCGGATGGCACCACGGGCGCAAGGTCGGCTGGGGCTGCCCGCCCGGCCTGTGGAAACAGGGCCGCTGCTGACGCCCTATCCGCAAGTCATGCAAGGCGCCGCTCCTGACGGGGCGGCGCCTTCTTCTTCAAACGCCCAGCCGGTCCCGCACCCGGCCCGCGATCACAGCAGTCGTAACCCCCAAGGGCCAGAACGCGTGCATCGGGATCGGCTTGATGCCCGTGACGGGCATGTCGATCTCGGCCCTGGCACCGCCGATCAGCCGGCGCGCGAGCTGCGCGCCCATCGCGGTCGAGAGCGCGACGCCGCGGCCGTTGCAGCCGAGCGAGATCAGGATGTTTTCCGCCGGCTCGTGCACATGCGGATAATGATCCTTGGTGATGGCGAGCCGGCTGTTCCAGCCATGCGTCCAGGCGGCACCTTTGAGCTGCGGCCATAGCCGCTCGGCATAACGCATGAGATAGGCGACGTCGTTGGGCGACTTGATCCAGCGCATCGGGCCGCGGCCGCCCATCAGCAGGCGATTGTGCTGATCGATGCGATAATAGACCGTGATGTGGCCGCTCTCGTAGAGCACCGGCCGAGTCGGCATGATCGAGCGGGCGACCGCGTCGGAGAGCGGCGCCGTGGCGGCAATCGAGGAGAATACCGGCACGATGGTGCGGCGGAGCGCCGGCCAGAGATCGTCGGTGAAGCCGTTGGTCGCGAGCAGGACCTTGTCGGCATGCACCACCGCGCGCGGCGTTTCGATGCGCCAGCGCGCGCCGTCGCGACGGAGCGACAGTGCCGGCGTTTCGCCATGGACCTTCGCGCCCGCGGAGATCGCGGCGCGCGCGAGGCCGCGGGCGTAGCTGAGCGGGTGCAGATCGCCGCCGCGCGTGTCCAGCATCGCGCCGATGTAGCGCTCCGTGCCGGTCATCTCGCGCAACTGCTCGCGATTTAGATATTGCACCGGCATGCCGCGGCGGATGCATTGCTGCGCCGTCTTCTCGATCGCGGCGGCGCTGGCCTCGTTGTAGGCCGCGCGCAGCGTGCCATTCTGCCGCGCTTCGCAGGGGATCTGGTAGCGGCGGATCAGGTCGTGCGTGAAATTGGTCGTGCCGTAGGAGAAGTCGATCATGCGGCGGCCGAGCTCTGCGCCGAAATCGGCCTCGATCTGATCGGGGTCATGCTTCAGGCCGGGATTGGTGTGGCCGCCATTGTTACCGGAGGCGCCCCAGCCGGGTTCCTGCGCCTCGAGCACCAGCGCCTCGACACCTTGCTCGGCCAGATGCAAAGCCGTGGACAGGCCGGTGTAGCCGCCACCGACGATCGCAACGGAGACGGTCTTGTCGACATCGAGCGGCGGCGTGGCAACCGGCGCGACGGCGGTGTCGGCATAGAGCGAGGGCGGCAGAGGCAGGCGCGTAGTCATGACGAGGACCGATCAGAGCGGATGCAGCACGCGGCGCAAAAAAGTCCTGCGTGCGCGGGTGCTGAGGTTGATTGAGGACGGCCTTCGCCGCCCCTGCTCGACGATGACGCCGCCGTCGATGAACAGCACGCGGTCGGCGACGTCGCGGGCAAAGCCCATCTCGTGGGTGACGACGACCATGGTCATGCCGTCATCGGCGAGCTTGCGCATCACGCCGAGCACGTCACCGACCAGCTCGGGATCGAGCGCCGAGGTCGGCTCGTCGAACAGGATCGCCTTTGGCTGCATCGCGAGTGCGCGCGCGATGGCGACGCGCTGCTGCTG
Protein-coding regions in this window:
- a CDS encoding gamma-glutamyltransferase family protein is translated as MPHQFSLAQAVRKPAVTSKGGIVASQSRRAAEVGAQVLAAGGDCVDAIVATTFALNVLEPWNSGIGGGGAMVLYRAKENRTEVIDYGMCAPQSLRTTDYPLSGEGAASDLFPWPRVKDDRNIHGPGSVAVPGVVAGMEEAHRRYAKMPWKDLVAPAAALAGEGLLVDWWTTLTIAASAADLRRYPASAATFLKDGLPPSAPWGIKSETRLPLATLKATLSHLAAAGPRDFYQGDLAKSIASDIKADGGSLSVEDLAAFRAHLREPLAIPYRDGKVYATPELTAGPTMAHALRLLQQSLKPGSAPDATTYSEYALALQAAFRERLKDMGDADGKRSLGAEYLAPACTTHFSVVDRHGNIAAVTQTLLSSFGSKYVTPHTGIAMNNGIMWFDPTPGTTNSLAPGKRCLCNYTPVIAETKDGKRLAVGASGGRRILPSVMQLVSFAMDFGMDLDAAIHQPRIDASEGAVVIGDIRLPADARKTLAARFDYEETQVQAVPQKFACPSVVMREGDTNSGAVEIFQPWADAVAES
- a CDS encoding histone deacetylase family protein yields the protein MKAVHTELHRSHDPQFFLVRGVVKRTTEQPERADRLLKGLKDGKHQLVEPTTFGQGPRARIHSPEYLSFLSEAWDAWTALGDSGPEMIGNIHPVRHAGTYPTHIVGRLGWHTADTAAPIGPGTWAAACAATDVAVTAAQMVMDGEDATYALCRPPGHHAYRDMAGGFCFLNNSAIAAAHLRLKHERVVILDVDVHHGNGTQGIFYARPDVYTVSIHADPIAYYPYVWGYAHERGEGPGLGANLNIPLAIGTGDDGYIQAMDVARRAIESFAPGALVIALGLDASEHDPLKGLAVTTPGFRRIGQAIAKLGLPTVFVQEGGYLSDILGANLTSVLAGFEEAR
- a CDS encoding PQQ-dependent sugar dehydrogenase; translated protein: MNQLTFWHERRSLFAAIVAGVLFGLAPGASSEPVRKSGYAIGAETCGSGDLAFPRIQIDMKAGFCAGLVASEEDRLKFPRAIIQVPGRDLFVIADMGGWGHTDGRLLLLDPHAPQGQRFKELLTAVEYPFGLVIGPDKKLYASTAETIFRFDPLADNPRSTVETIIRHMPGRRITLPDGTRLDESAHPLKQFVFDRTGRLFVNVGSHSDDCITSAPIAKPCAAAEGASAMASIWLFTPPAGGVFPALRPGDPDPPHIVYARGLRNSMALALHPNFPDAGYAFLQGENGRDLLDIFEPNEEINAIEQGRHYGWPYCYDLSTPSPEFKLVLQSGVYKSLCTANALYKAPFSLMPPHGAPLAMLYYHGAKFPELEGKLLVGLHGYRPTGSRVLVYDVDDHGFPKPAPAPVRYHVSCAADPTHSFQTDAGNVAAAPFDELIAGWHRVNGARPQGAPVGLTVAEDGAIWLVEDKNKTVIRIDRAGGDAPVPLPCDARSQAMIDQLAAFVARDAQNGVRLTTLRKGLVEKHCVGCHSDFGLKAGQSEAEKDATVLRFMLSQDGWIYPGDPGSGKLRTRLRGIGAEKLMPPGGESLPRTEPGYTRLLDTADLLVAKMVPGTRMQIKSGPPQRKFFGKTNKECGEIPAAKVVVVTQRSAVDKPGFSRFFRPADPYLNGECSDGDGYYIRQEFLVPVQ
- a CDS encoding SMP-30/gluconolactonase/LRE family protein, with product MAITSGRNFWCLCSSVLLVIAASPAHAETKLFESVQVTPPGEYTFGIEGPAADLDGNLFVVNFGKPGTIGKLPVGGAASEQFTALPQGSVGNAIRFARDGTMFIADYKKHNIFAIRKGASEPVVWFHSDEMNQPNDITVARDGTIYASDPNWKGREGHIWRIAKSADGTVQGQVMSAPRAMGTTNGIDLSPDGKTLYVGESSSGEIWSYTVRGNELTGAKLVKAFQPDTVDGLRTDVAGRLYVARILKGTIALMKPNGAVEREIALKGKEPTNLAFGGSDGKTVFVTQRQGGFVESFRTDQQGREHCVQRGRC
- a CDS encoding DUF6894 family protein: MVQVYFHCSNTEGTLIDRSGTAVASLTEARDRAAQIMHSMIYTPGAEDWRDWVIHVSGSDGEEIFDLPFTAMLGKPH
- a CDS encoding enoyl-CoA hydratase-related protein gives rise to the protein MAGVKQARDGAVGILTLDEPASLNAMTPDLLGALAAAVAEMTGDADVRALVLTGAGRGFCSGQNLKASEALGEDIAAGVMRFYWPAFKALRECRVPVVVAVNGVAAGGGFSLAMAGDMIVAARSASFIQVFSRIALVPDLGSTWLLPRLVGRQRALELMLLNEPLTAERAQEIGLVRQVVDDAKLMDEALALARRLADGPTRALVATRALVEESEHADYEAQFRREIEVQATIRKSADAIEGRAAFVEKRKAKFTGK
- a CDS encoding NAD(P)/FAD-dependent oxidoreductase, producing MTTRLPLPPSLYADTAVAPVATPPLDVDKTVSVAIVGGGYTGLSTALHLAEQGVEALVLEAQEPGWGASGNNGGHTNPGLKHDPDQIEADFGAELGRRMIDFSYGTTNFTHDLIRRYQIPCEARQNGTLRAAYNEASAAAIEKTAQQCIRRGMPVQYLNREQLREMTGTERYIGAMLDTRGGDLHPLSYARGLARAAISAGAKVHGETPALSLRRDGARWRIETPRAVVHADKVLLATNGFTDDLWPALRRTIVPVFSSIAATAPLSDAVARSIMPTRPVLYESGHITVYYRIDQHNRLLMGGRGPMRWIKSPNDVAYLMRYAERLWPQLKGAAWTHGWNSRLAITKDHYPHVHEPAENILISLGCNGRGVALSTAMGAQLARRLIGGARAEIDMPVTGIKPIPMHAFWPLGVTTAVIAGRVRDRLGV